One window of the Oncorhynchus clarkii lewisi isolate Uvic-CL-2024 chromosome 19, UVic_Ocla_1.0, whole genome shotgun sequence genome contains the following:
- the LOC139374244 gene encoding XK-related protein 6-like — MAAQSDGGGWGGMGEGVFDGDTEGDCQPLESAAIHICLCCHSAVCYWGCRSNCLGNLLGEDTTGGIGGTGVGRGNDLRETRCPPEEGLWLDCLWLILALLVFFWDVGTDLLLAADYYTRQDYLWFGLTLFLVLVPSMVVQILSFRWFIQDYSGECLTTWLGTVDCSKGGEREKLTRRGPAEQRWIYPGTDRVRVASVWLWQITIHILQLGQVWRYIRTLYLGIQSHRMKELKEAQRRFYWAMMFEYADVNMLRLLETFLESAPQLVLQLCIMIQQNRAETLQCISSLGSLLSLSWVLASYHKLLRDSRDDQCSLSYRGALLHLLWRLFTISSRVLSLALFASLFHLYFGIFVVLHWCGMALWVVHGGTDFCMSRWEEVLFNMVVGIVYIFCWFNVKEGHTRGRMVAYYSVVLAENTLLTGLWYVYRDHSDTDNYAVPALCGVYLSFAGGVLVMLLYYGLLHPSHTHPTPASTCCDELLWGNLLPPSSTPTAAHLATPSHSDDVIADSCLPVFQVRSEPPTSRHFEGPLIKIDMPRKRYPAWDAHYVDRRLRRTINLLQYLTPAAAGIRYRDRSLLYELLQYESSL, encoded by the exons ATGGCCGCTCAGTCTGatggagggggatggggaggaatGGGGGAGGGGGTGTTTGatggagacacagagggagactgTCAGCCTCTGGAATCTGCAGCCATTCACATCTGTCTCTGTTGCCACTCTGCTGTCTGCTATTGGGGCTGTCGCTCCAACTGCCTGGGAAACCTGCTGGGGGAGGACACTactgg AGGGATTGGAGGGACCGGAGTTGGCAGGGGTAACGATTTAAGGGAGACTCGCTGCCCGCCAGAGGAGGGCCTGTGGCTGGACTGCCTCTGGCTGATCCTGGCTCTTCTCGTCTTCTTTTGGGATGTGGGAACAGACCTACTTCTCGCTGCGGACTACTACACCAGACAGGACTATCTGTGGTTTGGTCTGACGCTTTTTCTTGTGCTGGTGCCGTCAATGGTAGTTCAGATCCTGAGCTTCCGCTGGTTCATCCAGGACTACAGCGGAGAGTGTCTGACAACCTGGCTGGGGACAGTGGACTGCagcaagggaggagagagagaaaagctgaCCAGGCGAGGGCCAGCCGAACAAAGATGGATTTATCCCGGGACAGACCGGGTAAGAGTGGCCTCAGTGTGGCTGTGGCAGATCACCATACACATTCTACAGCTGGGACAGGTCTGGAG GTATATCCGTACGTTGTACCTGGGTATCCAGTCCCACCGTATGAAGGAGCTTAAGGAGGCCCAGAGGAGGTTCTACTGGGCCATGATGTTTGAGTATGCAGACGTCAACATGCTGCGGCTACTGGAGACCTTCCTGGAGTCAGCTCCTCAACTAGTACTACAGCTCTGCATTATGATACAGCAGAACCGTGCTGAGACTCTACAGT gtataTCTAGTCTAGGCTCTCTTCTGTCTCTATCCTGGGTGTTGGCTTCGTACCACAAGCTCCTGCGTGACTCCAGGGACGACCAGTGCAGTCTGAGTTACCGCGGTGCCCTTCTCCACCTTCTCTGGCGCCTCTTCACCATCTCCTCCcgcgttctctctctcgccctcttcgcCTCCCTCTTCCACCTGTACTTTGGCATCTTTGTGGTGCTCCACTGGTGTGGCATGGCACTGTGGGTGGTGCATGGAGGAACAGACTTCTGTATGTCtcgctgggaggaggtgctattTAACATGGTGGTGGGGATCGTCTACATCTTCTGTTGGTTCAACGTCAAGGAGGGACACACCAGGGGACGCATGGTTGCTTACTACTCTGTGGTACTGGCTGAGAATACACTTCTCACCGGACTGTg gtaTGTGTATCGTGACCATTCAGACACAGACAACTACGCGGTGCCAGCGTTGTGTGGTGTCTACCTGTCCTTTGCGGGTGGAGTACTGGTGATGCTTCTATACTACGGCCTTCtccacccctcacacacacaccccaccccggCCTCAACCTGCTGTGACGAGCTGCTGTGGGGTAACCTCCTGCCCCCCTCCTCCACGCCAACCGCAGCCCATCTGGCCACCCCTTCCCACAGTGATGACGTCATCGCAGACAGCTGTCTGCCGGTGTTCCAGGTGCGTTCAGAGCCCCCCACCTCACGCCACTTCGAGGGTCCTCTGATAAAGATTGACATGCCCAGGAAACGTTACCCGGCCTGGGACGCTCACTACGTGGACAGACGGCTGCGAAGAACCATCAACCTACTGCAGTACCTGACACCTGCAGCCGCAGGCATTCGATACAGGGACAGATCTCTGCTCTATGAACTACTGCAGTACGAGTCTTCTCTCtga
- the LOC139375135 gene encoding bis(5'-adenosyl)-triphosphatase enpp4 codes for MLVLLYFLFMFASLAASVGQTRSGKRCDAGVAAPIPVLLVSFDGFRADYLQRFTLPNLKLLYSQGVLVEQLTNVFITKTFPNHYSLVTGLYAESHGVIASNMYDHVTHKHFTIFNDTDPFWWNEAEPLWVTALDCGYKTGVAMWPGSDLPIRNRTATHFMPYNSSVTFSQRLANVTDWLTGGQGKGEGPVSFAALYWEEPDRTGHMYGPDNTTHIGQALKEVDDNVGLLMSELMRAGLWGHVNVIITSDHGMAQCSTDRIIRLDDCLHPDNYSVVDLTPIAAIIPNRDPKAVFSLLSGCHTHMTAYLKKDIPDRLHYRNNDRIQPIILVADEGWTIVQRGGLPRLGDHGYDNTLPSMHPFLVAVGPGFLPGYRLPLLQSVDVYPIMCQLLGVPPAPNNGSLSQARCFLAGEDCVDIPLVVGLVVGVLLVLTTFTGLFKLWRPRRQSSSRPFQRLSIQDDDDDDPLLD; via the exons ATGTTAGTCCTGCTGTACTTCCTCTTTATGTTCGCTTCATTGGCTGCTTCAGTGGGGCAGACAAGAAGTGGAAAAAGATGTGACGCGGGTGTTGCGGCCCCCATTCCGGTGCTGCTCGTGTCGTTTGATGGTTTCAGAGCTGACTACCTTCAACGGTTCACTCTACCCAACCTAAAGCTGCTGTATTCGCAGGGAGTCCTGGTGGAACAACTTACTAATGTCTTCATCACCAAGACCTTCCCTAACCACTATAGCCTG GTGACAGGTCTGTATGCAGAGTCTCATGGCGTCATAGCTAGCAATATGTATGACCACGTGACTCATAAGCACTTCACTATCTTCAACGACACCGACCCTTTCTGGTGGAATGAAGCTGAACCCCTCTGGGTCACTGCACTGGATTGTGGGTACAAGACGGGTGTGGCCATGTGGCCGGGGTCAGACTTGCCGATCAGGAACAGAACAGCGACTCACTTCATGCCCTACAACTCCTCTGTGACCTTTAGTCAACGCCTGGCCAATgtcactgactggctgactggg gGCCAGGGTAAAGGGGAGGGGCCAGTATCGTTTGCAGCTCTGTATTGGGAGGAGCCTGACAGGACAGGTCACATGTATGGACCAGACAACACCACCCACATAGGACAGGCTCTTAAAGAG GTAGATGACAATGTGGGTCTGCTGATGTCAGAGCTGATGCGTGCAGGGTTGTGGGGGCATGTCAATGTCATCATCACCAGTGACCATGGAATGGCCCAGTGTTCCACTGATCGCATCATCAGGCTGGATGACTGTCTGCACCCTGACAACTACTCAGTAGTAGACCTAACCCCTATCGCTGCTATCATACCCAACAGAG accccAAGGCTGTGTTTTCCCTACTGAGTGGTTGCCATACCCACATGACTGCGTACCTGAAGAAGGACATTCCTGATAGGCTGCACTACAGGAACAATGACAGGATTCAACCAATCATATTAGTCGCTGACGAGGGATGGACTATCGTACAGAGGGGAGGGCTACCACGTC TGGGAGACCACGGCTATGACAACACTCTACCCAGTATGCACCCCTTCCTGGTGGCAGTGGGCCCAGGCTTCCTTCCTGGTTACCGTCTCCCGCTGTTACAGAGTGTTGATGTCTACCCAATAATGTGTCAGCTGCTTGGGGTTCCACCAGCACCAAACAACGGATCTCTGTCCCAGGCACGCTGCTTCCTGGCTGGGGAGGACTGTGTCGACATCCCCCTGGTGGTGGGACTGGTGGTGGGGGTACTGCTGGTTCTCACCACATTCACTG gactGTTCAAGTTGTGGAGGCCACGGCGTCAGTCATCCTCTCGTCCCTTCCAACGCCTCTCTATAcaggacgatgatgatgatgaccctTTGCTGGACTAG